One region of Anaeromyxobacter paludicola genomic DNA includes:
- a CDS encoding RelA/SpoT family protein has translation MLRLNDILDRVSAYHPDPDLDLIKKAYVYSAKVHQGQLRKSGEPYLVHPLEVAGILAELRLDEASIVTGLLHDTIEDTLATKEEISDIFGGEIAELVDGVTKLSQFTAGNTQEEKQAENFRKMVVAMAKDIRVLLVKLADRTHNMRTLDHMKPEKQERIAQETLDIYAPLANRLGMQQVKSELEDLSFKYLKPTEYQDLAQKLAARARERDKFIAEVVGIVRQKVDEAGIPAEVYGRIKHIHSIYRKMRQQDVDFAQIHDVIAFRVIVDSVAQCYETLGMIHALWKPVPGRFKDYIAIPKPNMYQSLHTTVIGPQGERIEIQIRTREMHRIAEEGVAAHWAYKEGKGAEGMSGKDAQKFGWLRQLLEWQRDLTDPTEFLETVKVDLFADEVFVFTPKGDVKSLPRGATPVDFAFGIHSQVGEHCVGAKVNGKIVPLRYKLKNGDTVEILTSPNSHPSKDWLTFVKTSRAQTRIRGFIRQAEHQRSQEIGKEVAERELRRFGLTLNKLAKGGELDAAAKALGYRTGDDLLVALGYGKVSSQQILAQLLPPEKLAAPPPEETPANRLTELFRKVARRPPTGGVRISGIDDVLVRYGKCCNPVPGDAIMGFITRGRGVTVHTVGCDKVLTMDPLRRVDVAWDARAADVKRPVSLRVITGDKPGLLAKISQTFSDAGVNIAQANCRTTGDRAVNEFEVGIGDVKQLNQVMRSIERIDGVYSVERV, from the coding sequence TTGCTGCGCCTCAACGACATCCTCGACCGGGTGAGCGCGTATCACCCGGACCCCGACCTCGACCTCATCAAGAAGGCCTACGTCTACTCGGCGAAGGTCCATCAGGGGCAGCTGCGGAAATCGGGCGAGCCCTACCTCGTCCACCCGCTCGAGGTGGCCGGCATCCTCGCCGAGCTCCGGCTCGACGAGGCCTCCATCGTCACCGGGCTCCTCCACGACACCATCGAGGACACCCTCGCGACCAAGGAGGAGATCTCGGACATCTTCGGCGGGGAGATCGCCGAGCTGGTGGACGGGGTCACGAAGCTCTCCCAGTTCACCGCCGGCAACACCCAGGAGGAGAAGCAGGCCGAGAACTTCCGCAAGATGGTGGTGGCGATGGCGAAGGACATCCGCGTCCTCCTCGTCAAGCTCGCCGACCGCACGCACAACATGCGGACGCTCGACCACATGAAGCCGGAGAAGCAGGAGCGGATCGCGCAGGAGACGCTCGACATCTACGCCCCGCTCGCGAACCGGCTCGGCATGCAGCAGGTGAAGAGCGAGCTCGAGGACCTCTCCTTCAAGTACCTGAAGCCGACCGAGTACCAGGACCTGGCCCAGAAGCTCGCCGCCCGCGCCCGGGAGCGCGACAAGTTCATCGCCGAGGTGGTGGGGATCGTCCGGCAGAAGGTGGACGAGGCGGGGATCCCGGCCGAGGTCTACGGCCGCATCAAGCACATCCACTCCATCTACCGGAAGATGCGGCAGCAGGACGTGGACTTCGCGCAGATCCACGACGTCATCGCCTTCCGCGTGATCGTGGACTCGGTGGCCCAGTGCTACGAGACGCTGGGGATGATCCACGCCCTCTGGAAGCCGGTGCCGGGGCGGTTCAAGGACTACATCGCCATCCCCAAGCCGAACATGTACCAGTCGCTCCACACCACGGTGATCGGGCCGCAGGGGGAGCGCATCGAGATCCAGATCCGCACCCGCGAGATGCACCGCATCGCCGAGGAGGGCGTCGCGGCCCACTGGGCCTACAAGGAGGGCAAGGGCGCGGAGGGGATGAGCGGCAAGGACGCCCAGAAGTTCGGGTGGCTGAGGCAGCTCCTCGAGTGGCAGCGCGACCTCACCGATCCGACCGAGTTCCTCGAGACGGTGAAGGTGGACCTCTTCGCCGACGAGGTGTTCGTCTTCACTCCCAAGGGCGACGTGAAGAGCCTCCCGCGCGGCGCCACCCCGGTGGACTTCGCCTTCGGGATCCACTCGCAGGTCGGCGAGCACTGCGTCGGCGCCAAGGTGAACGGGAAGATCGTCCCGCTCCGCTACAAGCTCAAGAACGGCGACACGGTCGAGATCCTCACCTCGCCCAACTCCCACCCGTCGAAGGACTGGCTCACCTTCGTCAAGACCAGCCGCGCCCAGACCCGCATCCGCGGCTTCATCCGCCAGGCGGAGCACCAGCGCTCCCAGGAGATCGGCAAGGAGGTGGCGGAGCGCGAGCTGCGCCGCTTCGGCCTCACGCTCAACAAGCTCGCCAAGGGCGGCGAGCTCGACGCGGCCGCGAAGGCGCTCGGCTACCGCACCGGCGACGACCTCCTCGTGGCGCTCGGCTACGGCAAGGTGAGCTCGCAGCAGATCCTGGCCCAGCTCCTCCCACCCGAGAAGCTGGCCGCACCGCCGCCGGAGGAGACGCCGGCGAACCGGCTCACCGAGCTCTTCCGCAAGGTGGCGCGCCGGCCGCCCACCGGCGGGGTGCGCATCAGCGGCATCGACGACGTGCTCGTCCGCTACGGCAAGTGCTGCAACCCGGTGCCGGGCGACGCCATCATGGGCTTCATCACCCGCGGGCGCGGCGTGACGGTGCACACCGTCGGCTGCGACAAGGTCCTCACCATGGACCCGCTCCGCCGGGTGGACGTGGCCTGGGACGCCCGCGCCGCCGACGTGAAGCGGCCGGTGTCGCTCCGGGTCATCACCGGCGACAAGCCCGGCCTGCTCGCCAAGATCTCGCAGACCTTCAGCGACGCCGGCGTGAACATCGCGCAGGCCAACTGCCGCACCACCGGCGACCGGGCGGTGAACGAGTTCGAGGTGGGGATCGGCGACGTGAAGCAGCTCAACCAGGTGATGCGCAGCATCGAGCGGATCGACGGGGTCTACTCGGTGGAGCGCGTCTAG
- a CDS encoding RidA family protein: MKKTIVASASAPKAIGPYSQAVLVEQPGRVLHASGQIPLDPATGELVQGDIAVQAERVLANVGAVLAAAGMGFANVVKTTVFMVDLADFARMNEVYGRHFPGEFPARSTVQVAALPKGARLEIEVTAVG, encoded by the coding sequence ATGAAAAAGACCATCGTCGCCTCGGCGTCCGCCCCCAAGGCCATCGGCCCCTACAGCCAGGCGGTGCTCGTGGAGCAGCCCGGCCGCGTGCTCCACGCCTCCGGCCAGATCCCGCTCGACCCGGCCACGGGCGAGCTCGTGCAGGGCGACATCGCCGTCCAGGCCGAGCGCGTGCTCGCGAACGTCGGGGCGGTGCTCGCCGCGGCCGGGATGGGCTTCGCGAACGTGGTGAAGACCACCGTGTTCATGGTGGACCTCGCCGACTTCGCGCGGATGAACGAGGTCTACGGGCGCCACTTCCCCGGCGAGTTCCCGGCCCGCTCCACGGTCCAGGTGGCCGCGCTCCCGAAGGGCGCCCGGCTCGAGATCGAGGTTACCGCCGTCGGGTAG
- a CDS encoding KamA family radical SAM protein, which produces MASLPVVTDAPLPAREASNSAGEISPVPPVPAASLRPPRSVTSRFPPGPRSIWSGVPETLWNDWHWQQRERVTRLDQLERVIRVTDGERRACVGTEHEFHMGITPYYAALMDPEDPACPVRAQAVPAEGELHLDPSDLADPLAEERDMPVRGLTHRYPDRVLFYTTHNCPVYCRHCTRKRKVADPTSAAAKAQHEAAFAYIAAHPEIRDVVISGGDPLSLSDERLDYILGRLRAIPHVEIFRLGTRNLVTLPQRVTDDLCYVLRHHHPVYVNTHFNHPKECTAEAFEAARRLADAGCVLGNQMVLLKGVNDAPATVKELNHKLLLMRIRPYYIYQCDLARGISHFRTPVQAGLDILRALRGHTSGLAVPYFVVDAPNGGGKIPMNPDYVVSHDGKRWVLRNYEGKDFTYEEP; this is translated from the coding sequence ATGGCCAGCCTTCCGGTCGTGACGGACGCGCCGCTCCCGGCGCGGGAAGCCTCCAACTCGGCGGGCGAGATCTCGCCGGTCCCGCCCGTGCCGGCCGCCAGCCTCCGGCCGCCGCGCTCGGTCACGAGCCGCTTCCCTCCGGGCCCGCGCTCGATCTGGTCCGGCGTCCCCGAGACGCTCTGGAACGACTGGCACTGGCAGCAGCGCGAGCGCGTCACCCGGCTCGATCAGCTCGAGCGGGTGATCCGGGTGACCGACGGCGAGCGGCGCGCCTGCGTCGGCACCGAGCACGAGTTCCACATGGGCATCACGCCGTACTACGCGGCGCTGATGGATCCCGAGGATCCGGCCTGCCCGGTCCGCGCCCAGGCGGTGCCGGCCGAGGGGGAGCTGCACCTCGACCCCTCCGACCTCGCCGACCCGCTCGCCGAGGAGCGCGACATGCCGGTGCGGGGGCTCACGCACCGCTACCCGGACCGCGTGCTCTTCTACACGACGCACAACTGCCCGGTGTACTGCCGCCACTGCACGCGCAAGCGCAAGGTGGCCGACCCGACGAGCGCCGCGGCCAAGGCGCAGCACGAGGCCGCCTTCGCCTACATCGCGGCGCACCCCGAGATCCGGGACGTCGTCATCTCGGGCGGCGACCCGCTCTCCCTCTCGGACGAGCGGCTCGACTACATCCTCGGCCGGCTGCGGGCCATCCCGCACGTCGAGATCTTCCGGCTCGGCACGCGCAACCTCGTCACCCTGCCCCAGCGCGTCACCGACGACCTCTGCTACGTGCTGCGGCACCACCACCCGGTCTACGTGAACACGCACTTCAACCACCCCAAGGAGTGCACCGCCGAGGCCTTCGAGGCGGCGCGCCGGCTCGCCGACGCCGGCTGCGTCCTCGGGAACCAGATGGTGCTGCTCAAGGGCGTGAACGACGCGCCCGCCACCGTGAAGGAGCTCAACCACAAGCTCCTCCTCATGCGGATCCGCCCCTACTACATCTACCAGTGCGACCTCGCGCGCGGCATCAGCCACTTCCGCACGCCGGTGCAGGCCGGGCTCGACATCCTGCGGGCGCTGCGCGGGCACACCTCGGGCCTGGCGGTCCCGTACTTCGTGGTGGACGCGCCGAACGGCGGCGGGAAGATCCCGATGAACCCCGACTACGTGGTCTCCCACGACGGGAAGCGGTGGGTCCTGCGGAACTACGAGGGCAAGGACTTCACCTACGAGGAGCCGTAG
- a CDS encoding KamA family radical SAM protein, translating to MNDWRERFPGVAEAEWRDWRWQQRHALRTPEALARLFPLTEAERRGLELTRASFRLGVTPYYASLIDADHPSCPIRRQAIPVAAEAAGAPGDLRDPLGEDAHRPARSVVHKYRDRVLFLAGDTCSVYCRHCTRRRITGGEEGGFDRSAMEEGVAYVRAHPEVRDVLVSGGDPLVLADERLEWLLGLLREVPHVQILRLATRAPVTNPMRVTPELARLLRRFAPLFVVTHFNHAKECTPDAAEACGLLVDAGVPVENQSVLLRGVNSTARNVRTLNEKLLTFRVRPYYLHQGDLAEGTGHLRTPLSCGLGILEELRGRTSGLAIPHLAVDLPGGLGKVTVQPSWLLGRADAGGADAGGHWFRSYEGRRAFYPDPPEADCGCPYDAVFYGDDA from the coding sequence ATGAACGACTGGCGCGAACGATTCCCCGGCGTGGCCGAGGCCGAGTGGCGCGATTGGCGCTGGCAGCAGCGCCACGCCCTGCGCACGCCCGAGGCGCTCGCCCGGCTGTTCCCGCTCACCGAGGCGGAGCGGCGCGGGCTCGAGCTCACCCGGGCCTCCTTCCGGCTCGGCGTCACCCCCTACTACGCCTCGCTCATCGACGCCGACCACCCCTCCTGCCCGATCCGCCGCCAGGCCATCCCGGTCGCGGCCGAGGCGGCCGGCGCGCCCGGCGACCTGCGCGATCCGCTCGGGGAGGACGCGCACCGCCCGGCGCGGTCCGTGGTCCACAAGTACCGCGACCGCGTCCTCTTCCTCGCCGGCGACACCTGCTCGGTCTACTGCCGCCACTGCACCCGGCGCCGCATCACCGGCGGCGAGGAGGGCGGGTTCGACCGGAGCGCCATGGAGGAGGGGGTGGCCTACGTGCGCGCCCACCCCGAGGTGCGCGACGTGCTCGTCTCGGGCGGCGATCCCCTCGTCCTCGCCGACGAGCGGCTCGAGTGGCTGCTCGGCCTGCTCCGCGAGGTCCCGCACGTCCAGATCCTCCGGCTCGCCACCCGGGCCCCGGTCACGAACCCGATGCGCGTGACCCCCGAGCTCGCGCGGCTCCTGCGCCGCTTCGCCCCGCTCTTCGTGGTCACCCACTTCAACCACGCCAAGGAGTGCACCCCCGACGCGGCGGAGGCCTGCGGGCTGCTCGTGGACGCGGGGGTGCCGGTCGAGAACCAGTCGGTGCTCCTGCGCGGGGTGAACTCGACGGCGCGGAACGTGCGGACCCTCAACGAGAAGCTCCTCACCTTCCGGGTCCGCCCCTACTACCTGCACCAGGGCGACCTCGCCGAGGGCACGGGGCACCTCCGCACCCCGCTCTCCTGCGGCCTCGGCATCCTCGAGGAGCTCCGCGGCCGGACGAGCGGGCTCGCGATCCCGCACCTGGCGGTGGACCTGCCGGGCGGGCTCGGCAAGGTCACCGTGCAGCCCTCCTGGCTGCTCGGGCGTGCGGACGCGGGCGGAGCGGACGCCGGGGGCCACTGGTTCCGCAGCTACGAGGGCCGGCGCGCCTTCTACCCCGATCCCCCCGAGGCGGACTGCGGCTGCCCGTACGACGCCGTGTTCTACGGAGACGACGCGTGA
- a CDS encoding DedA family protein has product MIQKIIEALAVFTTGVIGGMGYWGVALLMAIESACIPLPSEIIMPFAGYLVFTGKMTLLGAAFWGAVGCVLGSVPAYYLGQYGGRPVIEKYGKYVLLSHHELDLADRLFARWGQWVVLVGRLLPVVRTFIAFPAGVSRMNMPKFIAFTFVGSFPWCYGLAWVGYKLGEQWDKSPWLKSMFHRFDAAIVGAGVIAVALFVWHKLRGAKATPEGNGA; this is encoded by the coding sequence GTGATCCAGAAGATCATCGAAGCGCTGGCCGTGTTCACCACCGGCGTCATCGGCGGCATGGGCTACTGGGGCGTGGCCCTGCTCATGGCCATCGAGAGCGCCTGCATCCCGCTCCCGTCCGAGATCATCATGCCGTTCGCCGGCTACCTGGTCTTCACCGGGAAGATGACGCTCCTCGGCGCCGCCTTCTGGGGCGCGGTCGGCTGCGTGCTCGGCTCCGTCCCGGCCTACTACCTCGGTCAGTACGGCGGCCGGCCGGTGATCGAGAAGTACGGCAAGTACGTGCTCCTCTCCCACCACGAGCTCGACCTCGCCGACCGGCTCTTCGCGCGCTGGGGGCAGTGGGTGGTGCTGGTGGGGCGGCTCCTGCCGGTGGTCCGCACCTTCATCGCCTTCCCGGCCGGCGTGTCGCGGATGAACATGCCGAAGTTCATCGCCTTCACCTTCGTCGGCTCGTTCCCCTGGTGCTACGGGCTCGCCTGGGTGGGCTACAAGCTCGGCGAGCAGTGGGACAAGAGCCCCTGGCTCAAGTCGATGTTCCACCGCTTCGACGCCGCCATCGTCGGGGCCGGCGTCATCGCGGTCGCGCTCTTCGTCTGGCACAAGCTGCGCGGCGCCAAGGCCACCCCCGAAGGGAACGGGGCGTAG
- a CDS encoding SpoIID/LytB domain-containing protein, with translation MRPLLALLVLLALPARAEEMVRIAVATGLSRVEISGEGLTAEPLREGAAPQPVKDGRARVALEKGELRLDRAPLAAPGVRFRAAGPLRVGEASVEAEVEVRRGAAGLEVIHDLPMERYVAAVLAGEMPLSFPPAALEAQAVAARTYAVGKKIEAEQAGRLWHLGASVLDQVYKGGPLDPRALRAAQATAGEVLAKDHLPVEAYFHSTCGGRTERGQDALGRDLPYLRSVECGRCKEAPKARWTARFDAAELGRAAGLGRPATEARITARTASGRAARVEVSAGSRRVALAAVALRQRLGYERLPSLWFEVERDGRAFRFDGKGSGHGAGMCQWGAAGMAREGAGYRDILAWYYPGTELLRMY, from the coding sequence GTGAGGCCCCTCCTCGCGCTGCTCGTCCTCCTCGCGCTGCCCGCCCGCGCCGAGGAGATGGTCCGCATCGCGGTCGCGACCGGCCTGTCCCGGGTCGAGATCTCGGGCGAGGGGCTCACCGCCGAGCCGCTGCGCGAGGGGGCGGCGCCGCAGCCGGTCAAGGACGGCCGCGCGCGGGTGGCGCTCGAGAAGGGGGAGCTCCGGCTCGACCGGGCGCCGCTCGCCGCCCCGGGCGTGCGCTTCCGGGCCGCGGGGCCGCTGCGGGTCGGGGAGGCGTCGGTCGAGGCCGAGGTGGAGGTGCGCCGCGGCGCCGCCGGCCTGGAGGTGATCCACGACCTGCCCATGGAGCGCTACGTGGCGGCGGTGCTCGCCGGCGAGATGCCGCTCTCGTTCCCGCCGGCGGCGCTCGAGGCGCAGGCGGTGGCGGCGCGCACCTACGCCGTCGGCAAGAAGATCGAGGCGGAGCAGGCGGGCCGCCTCTGGCACCTCGGCGCCTCGGTGCTCGACCAGGTCTACAAGGGCGGCCCGCTCGATCCGCGCGCCCTGCGGGCGGCCCAGGCCACCGCGGGCGAGGTGCTCGCGAAGGACCACCTGCCGGTCGAGGCCTACTTCCACTCGACCTGCGGAGGGCGGACCGAGCGTGGCCAGGACGCCCTCGGGCGCGACCTGCCCTACCTCCGCTCCGTCGAGTGCGGGCGCTGCAAGGAGGCGCCCAAGGCCCGCTGGACCGCGCGGTTCGACGCCGCCGAGCTGGGGCGGGCCGCCGGCCTGGGGCGCCCGGCCACCGAGGCGCGGATCACGGCCCGGACCGCCTCTGGCCGCGCCGCGCGGGTGGAGGTCTCGGCCGGGAGCCGGCGGGTGGCGCTCGCGGCGGTAGCGCTCCGGCAGCGGCTCGGCTACGAGCGGCTCCCGTCGCTCTGGTTCGAGGTGGAGCGGGACGGGCGCGCCTTCCGCTTCGACGGCAAGGGCTCCGGCCACGGCGCAGGGATGTGCCAGTGGGGCGCCGCCGGCATGGCGCGAGAGGGGGCGGGCTACCGGGACATCCTCGCCTGGTACTACCCCGGCACCGAGCTCCTGAGGATGTACTAG
- the queA gene encoding tRNA preQ1(34) S-adenosylmethionine ribosyltransferase-isomerase QueA, which yields MKVSDFDYALPEELIAQEPVSPRDASRLMVVPRDPAAALAHRAFRELDALLAPGDLLVMNDTRVIPARLTGAKESGGKVEVLLLEPDAPGSARWKAMGQASKPLRPGARIAFQAFSAVLEEVLGGGFYRVRFDREGAALEAAIAREGSLPLPPYIRRAPGPADAERYQTVVARVPGSAAAPTAGLHFTPELLARLAARGVERTCVTLHVGPGTFLPIRSDTVEEHRMHEERYEVPEAAARAFAAARARGGRVVAVGTTSVRTLESAASEDGLRAGPGRTSIFITPGHRFRAVDALVTNLHLPRSTLLMLVCAFAGSERVLGAYRAAVESRYRFFSYGDAMLLV from the coding sequence GTGAAGGTCTCCGACTTCGACTACGCGCTCCCGGAGGAGCTCATCGCGCAGGAGCCGGTCTCCCCGCGCGACGCCTCGCGCCTGATGGTGGTCCCGCGCGACCCGGCGGCGGCGCTCGCCCACCGCGCCTTCCGCGAGCTCGACGCGCTCCTCGCGCCGGGCGACCTCCTCGTGATGAACGACACGCGCGTCATCCCGGCCCGGCTCACCGGGGCGAAGGAGAGCGGCGGCAAGGTGGAGGTGCTGCTCCTCGAGCCGGACGCGCCGGGGAGCGCGCGCTGGAAGGCGATGGGGCAGGCCTCGAAGCCGCTCCGGCCCGGCGCGCGGATCGCCTTCCAGGCCTTCTCGGCGGTGCTCGAGGAGGTGCTCGGCGGCGGGTTCTACCGGGTCCGCTTCGACCGCGAGGGGGCCGCGCTCGAGGCGGCGATCGCGCGGGAGGGCTCGCTGCCGCTCCCGCCGTACATCCGGCGCGCGCCCGGCCCCGCCGACGCCGAGCGCTACCAGACGGTGGTGGCGCGGGTGCCGGGGAGCGCCGCCGCCCCCACCGCCGGCCTCCACTTCACGCCCGAGCTCCTGGCGCGGCTCGCGGCGCGCGGCGTGGAGCGGACCTGCGTCACCCTGCACGTCGGCCCCGGCACCTTCCTGCCCATCCGGAGCGACACCGTCGAGGAGCACCGGATGCACGAGGAGCGGTACGAGGTGCCCGAGGCGGCCGCGCGCGCCTTCGCCGCCGCCCGGGCCCGCGGCGGCCGGGTGGTGGCGGTCGGCACCACCAGCGTGCGGACGCTCGAGAGCGCCGCCTCGGAGGACGGCCTGCGGGCCGGGCCGGGGCGGACCTCCATCTTCATCACCCCCGGCCACCGCTTCCGGGCGGTGGACGCGCTCGTCACCAACCTCCACCTGCCGCGCTCGACGCTGCTCATGCTGGTCTGCGCCTTCGCGGGGAGCGAGCGCGTCCTCGGCGCCTACCGGGCGGCGGTGGAGTCCCGCTACCGGTTCTTCAGCTACGGCGACGCCATGCTGCTGGTGTAG
- the tgt gene encoding tRNA guanosine(34) transglycosylase Tgt: MIRYQLLRQDGEARRGRLETPHGTLETPVFMPVGTAATVKTLSPDELTGLGAGIILGNTYHLYLRPGHERIARLGGLHRFMSWQGALLTDSGGFQVFSLGEGKGGEEGAGKGSLVKIVEEGVEFRSHLDGGKHFLSPERAVEIQEALGADVIMAFDECPPSLADRAYHERSLARTQRWLLRCRDAWTEAEARKADEGPQARTPCALFGIAQGGLFPDLRRRAIEEAAALELPGYALGGYAVGEEPEQMWEGVARDAPLLPAGKPRYLMGVGTPEDLLAGIAAGVDMFDCVLPTRCARNGLLFTSRGRLTIRNARYADDPRPPDPACGCYTCRNFSRAYLRHLFRAGELLGLRLNTLHNVHHYLTLMAEARAAIEAGRFAAFRQERLAAWRSGPE, encoded by the coding sequence GTGATCCGCTACCAGCTCCTGCGCCAGGACGGCGAGGCCCGCCGCGGCCGGCTCGAGACGCCCCACGGCACGCTCGAGACGCCGGTGTTCATGCCGGTCGGCACCGCCGCCACCGTGAAGACCCTCTCGCCGGACGAGCTCACCGGGCTCGGCGCCGGGATCATCCTCGGCAACACCTACCACCTGTACCTGCGCCCCGGGCACGAGCGGATCGCCCGGCTCGGCGGGCTGCACCGGTTCATGAGCTGGCAGGGGGCGCTCCTCACCGACTCCGGCGGCTTCCAGGTGTTCAGCCTGGGGGAGGGGAAGGGCGGCGAGGAGGGGGCCGGCAAGGGCAGCCTGGTGAAGATCGTCGAGGAGGGAGTGGAGTTCCGCAGCCACCTCGACGGCGGCAAGCACTTCCTCTCGCCGGAGCGGGCCGTCGAGATCCAGGAGGCGCTCGGGGCCGACGTGATCATGGCGTTCGACGAGTGCCCGCCGTCGCTCGCCGACCGGGCCTACCACGAGCGCTCGCTCGCCCGGACGCAGCGCTGGCTCCTGCGCTGCCGCGACGCCTGGACGGAGGCCGAGGCCCGCAAGGCCGACGAGGGGCCGCAGGCGCGGACCCCCTGCGCCCTCTTCGGCATCGCCCAGGGCGGCCTCTTCCCCGACCTGCGGCGGCGCGCCATCGAGGAGGCGGCCGCGCTCGAGCTGCCGGGCTACGCGCTCGGCGGCTACGCCGTGGGCGAGGAGCCGGAGCAGATGTGGGAGGGGGTCGCCCGCGACGCGCCCCTCCTCCCGGCCGGCAAGCCCCGCTACCTCATGGGCGTCGGCACGCCGGAGGACCTCCTCGCCGGAATCGCCGCCGGCGTGGACATGTTCGACTGCGTGCTGCCGACCCGCTGCGCGCGGAACGGGCTCCTCTTCACCTCGCGCGGCCGGCTCACCATCCGCAACGCCCGCTACGCCGACGACCCGCGCCCCCCCGACCCCGCCTGCGGCTGCTACACCTGCCGGAACTTCAGCCGCGCCTACCTGCGCCACCTGTTCCGGGCCGGGGAGCTGCTCGGGCTCCGGCTCAACACGCTGCACAACGTCCACCACTACCTGACCCTGATGGCGGAGGCGCGCGCCGCCATCGAGGCCGGGCGGTTCGCGGCCTTCCGCCAGGAGCGGCTCGCCGCGTGGCGGAGCGGGCCGGAGTAG
- the yajC gene encoding preprotein translocase subunit YajC, whose protein sequence is MHPIFRAFLSQTAGAEAAPNPIVSFLPFIAIIVVFYFIFFRPQAKQQKKHQQYLAELKKGDEVVTQGGIIGRVVLVEDRTVTLDTGAGNKLRVLKPQIAGAWAEKPAAEASKTVEAKGEAKK, encoded by the coding sequence ATGCACCCCATCTTCAGGGCGTTCCTCTCGCAGACCGCGGGGGCCGAGGCGGCGCCCAACCCCATCGTCAGCTTCCTGCCCTTCATCGCCATCATCGTCGTCTTCTACTTCATCTTCTTCCGCCCCCAGGCCAAGCAGCAGAAGAAGCACCAGCAGTACCTGGCGGAGCTCAAGAAGGGCGACGAGGTGGTCACCCAGGGAGGGATCATCGGGCGGGTGGTGCTGGTCGAGGACCGCACCGTGACGCTCGACACGGGCGCCGGCAACAAGCTGCGCGTCCTCAAGCCGCAGATCGCGGGCGCCTGGGCGGAGAAGCCGGCGGCCGAGGCGTCCAAGACCGTCGAGGCGAAGGGGGAGGCGAAGAAGTGA